A window of the Leucothrix mucor DSM 2157 genome harbors these coding sequences:
- the recD gene encoding exodeoxyribonuclease V subunit alpha, with translation MSQSTNSYSRLDVALADFLSLRCGLEDEAKAQFKQLVLDLSAAQQAGHSCLHVNTEQQALLNTSPLVSAGHENTPLVLEETRLYLQRYWRYESRLVSSIFPRMGAATAPPQLDELLDKYFPPEAGSTETDWQREAAAKAAQQTFSMITGGPGTGKTTTVLRILALLQELHQGELSIALAAPTGKAAMRLQQSLIGGKQSLPISPELKDSIPETVSTLHRLLGPINQSIHFRHNAKHPLPFDCLVVDEASMIDLALMGKLIDAISPNARLILLGDQDQLASVESGAVLSDLCASLPEHTLQLKKTYRFDGPIKELALAVNAREANQAWQLLQDESKPEVNVVTQGVVSHMLAHYSGYIKQVRAYRSTAGSVSVAQAFESFHAFQVLAAVRQGPHGVEGLNHELEKRLVAKGLDTYRHWYHGRPVMITRNDPSLGLFNGDIGLCLYDQGVQQLQVWFEQSDGSHRAVMPGRLPEHETVYAMTIHKSQGSEFPHVMIVLPEQINPLLSGELLYTAITRAKTQVDIAATQPVFNYTVKQRVQRHSGLREKLSAR, from the coding sequence ATGAGTCAGTCAACTAATAGCTATTCCCGCTTAGATGTGGCATTGGCCGATTTTTTGAGTCTACGTTGTGGTTTAGAAGACGAAGCCAAGGCGCAATTTAAACAGCTAGTGCTGGATTTATCCGCCGCGCAGCAAGCAGGCCACAGTTGTTTGCATGTTAATACGGAGCAGCAGGCCTTATTAAATACCTCACCATTAGTATCGGCAGGTCATGAAAATACGCCTTTGGTATTAGAAGAGACGCGTTTATATTTGCAACGATATTGGCGTTATGAATCTCGCTTAGTCAGCAGTATTTTTCCACGTATGGGAGCAGCGACAGCACCTCCTCAGCTTGATGAGTTGCTGGATAAATATTTCCCACCAGAAGCTGGCAGTACTGAAACCGATTGGCAACGTGAGGCCGCCGCAAAAGCCGCTCAGCAAACTTTTAGTATGATCACCGGTGGCCCCGGAACGGGAAAAACAACCACTGTACTCAGAATTTTAGCCTTATTGCAGGAGCTGCATCAGGGTGAATTATCCATTGCATTAGCCGCTCCTACAGGTAAGGCAGCGATGCGCTTGCAGCAGTCACTCATTGGCGGCAAACAAAGCTTACCGATTAGCCCTGAGCTGAAAGATTCTATTCCGGAAACGGTTAGTACTTTGCATCGCTTACTTGGCCCGATTAACCAATCTATTCATTTTAGGCACAATGCCAAACACCCATTGCCATTTGATTGCTTGGTGGTGGACGAAGCCTCAATGATCGATTTGGCGCTAATGGGCAAACTGATCGATGCCATTAGCCCAAATGCGCGATTAATTCTCCTCGGTGATCAGGATCAGCTAGCGTCAGTAGAGTCTGGTGCTGTGCTCAGCGATCTTTGCGCGAGTCTCCCCGAGCACACCTTGCAACTCAAAAAGACTTACCGTTTCGATGGCCCGATTAAAGAGTTAGCGCTAGCGGTGAATGCCCGAGAAGCGAATCAGGCGTGGCAGTTATTACAGGATGAATCCAAACCCGAAGTCAATGTGGTCACTCAAGGCGTTGTTAGCCATATGCTGGCGCATTACTCCGGATATATTAAACAGGTTCGAGCCTACCGCAGTACAGCTGGGTCGGTTTCAGTGGCCCAAGCCTTTGAGTCATTCCACGCCTTTCAGGTTTTAGCCGCTGTTCGACAGGGCCCGCATGGGGTTGAAGGGCTGAACCATGAGCTAGAAAAACGGCTAGTGGCTAAAGGGCTGGATACTTACCGCCATTGGTATCATGGTCGTCCGGTGATGATTACCCGTAATGACCCCTCATTAGGATTATTTAATGGCGATATTGGCTTATGTCTTTATGATCAGGGTGTGCAACAATTACAAGTCTGGTTTGAGCAAAGCGATGGTTCGCATCGTGCGGTGATGCCGGGGCGTTTGCCAGAGCATGAAACCGTGTATGCCATGACCATCCACAAGAGTCAGGGCTCGGAATTTCCGCATGTGATGATTGTCTTACCAGAGCAGATTAATCCCTTATTGTCTGGTGAACTATTATACACTGCGATTACCCGAGCCAAAACGCAGGTTGATATCGCTGCGACTCAGCCGGTATTCAACTATACGGTTAAGCAGCGGGTCCAACGTCACAGTGGTTTGCGTGAAAAACTATCAGCGCGTTAA
- a CDS encoding NADP(H)-dependent aldo-keto reductase has protein sequence MEYRKLGNTDIDVSVICLGTMTYGEQNTEQDAHEQLDFALDNGVNFIDTAEMYAIPQRAETQGLTEKYIGSWLAGRADRDKIVLASKVAGPGVEHVRGGSQLNRKHITEALEGSLQRLKTDYLDLYQVHWPARNSNFFGRLGYEAQAEAEDDTILETLRVLTDLVAEGKIREIGISNESAWGTMRYLQYAEAQNLARVVSVQNPYSLLNRSYEIGMAEVSHREKAGLLAYSPLGFGMLTGKYHQGAWPAEGRVTIWKDYFTRYQNDQGMAAAGKYIELAKAHGLTPTQLALAFVNTRPFVTANIIGATTMEQLKENIETHSITLSDELMAGIQEIHQEISNPCP, from the coding sequence ATGGAATACAGAAAGCTGGGTAACACCGATATTGATGTGAGCGTGATCTGTTTAGGCACCATGACCTATGGTGAGCAGAACACCGAACAAGACGCTCACGAACAGCTGGATTTTGCACTGGATAACGGGGTTAATTTTATTGATACGGCTGAAATGTATGCAATTCCTCAGAGAGCTGAGACTCAGGGCTTAACCGAGAAATACATCGGTAGTTGGCTGGCAGGGCGCGCCGATCGTGATAAAATCGTACTGGCCTCAAAAGTGGCAGGCCCTGGCGTTGAACATGTGCGTGGTGGTTCTCAACTAAACCGCAAACACATTACTGAAGCACTTGAAGGTAGTCTTCAGCGACTGAAAACCGATTATTTAGATTTGTACCAAGTTCATTGGCCTGCGCGTAACAGTAATTTCTTCGGCCGTTTGGGCTATGAAGCACAGGCAGAAGCCGAAGACGATACCATTTTAGAAACCCTTCGGGTGCTGACAGACTTAGTGGCTGAAGGTAAGATTCGCGAAATTGGTATCTCCAATGAATCGGCTTGGGGCACAATGCGTTACCTGCAATATGCTGAGGCGCAAAATCTGGCGCGGGTTGTTTCTGTGCAAAACCCGTACAGCTTATTAAACCGCAGCTATGAAATTGGGATGGCGGAAGTCTCGCACCGTGAGAAAGCAGGATTGTTGGCGTACTCGCCATTAGGTTTTGGTATGTTGACGGGTAAATACCATCAGGGTGCTTGGCCAGCAGAAGGCCGTGTCACAATCTGGAAAGACTATTTCACCCGTTATCAGAATGATCAGGGGATGGCCGCAGCCGGTAAATACATCGAGCTGGCAAAGGCGCATGGCTTAACCCCGACTCAGTTGGCATTGGCCTTTGTGAATACCCGTCCGTTTGTGACCGCAAACATTATCGGTGCCACAACCATGGAACAACTGAAAGAAAATATTGAAACTCACAGCATTACGCTAAGTGATGAGCTGATGGCTGGTATTCAGGAAATACATCAGGAAATTAGTAACCCCTGTCCCTGA
- a CDS encoding GGDEF domain-containing protein, whose product MNNRSYKENIILLVCCVGSSLILPFMVFRFFGGHYFVSLMDFLLLVVMLGIFGYVYKTGKVIGAGLLLSMLSLSVTVMLIHLKGPPAVYWYYPTALTCYCITSFKIANIFNIIGVTLLIPALYTAMPMDEMMTVFATIIMLCVFGYAFSFNTESHQSKLSQLAARDALTGAWNRRSLDESLIAKVGSKRQRDRQSSLLILDLDHFKHINDTYGHGVGDEILKKIADLIRSNIRVTDKFYRYGGEEFVIVADSTDLEAASVLAETIRARVEHSKIFSEKQITISLGIAALDNADSPESWLNRADEALYSAKNQGRNKVCMAVAA is encoded by the coding sequence TTGAACAACCGAAGCTACAAAGAGAACATCATTCTACTGGTCTGCTGTGTAGGCTCGTCGTTGATACTGCCATTTATGGTATTCCGTTTTTTCGGCGGTCACTACTTTGTATCTTTAATGGACTTCCTACTCTTGGTCGTCATGCTGGGAATTTTCGGCTACGTATATAAAACTGGCAAGGTGATTGGAGCGGGATTATTACTCTCAATGCTTAGCTTGTCAGTTACGGTTATGCTTATCCACCTCAAGGGACCTCCGGCTGTTTATTGGTACTACCCGACCGCCCTAACCTGCTACTGCATCACCAGTTTTAAGATAGCCAATATCTTTAATATTATTGGCGTCACCCTGCTAATTCCCGCGCTTTACACTGCCATGCCAATGGATGAGATGATGACGGTATTTGCGACCATTATCATGCTTTGCGTGTTCGGCTATGCATTCTCGTTTAATACTGAAAGTCATCAATCAAAACTAAGCCAGCTCGCAGCGCGAGATGCGCTAACCGGTGCCTGGAACCGCCGCTCATTGGATGAATCACTCATTGCAAAAGTCGGCAGTAAAAGGCAACGTGATCGCCAGTCATCCCTATTGATACTAGACCTTGATCATTTCAAACATATCAACGATACCTACGGACATGGGGTTGGCGATGAGATCCTGAAAAAAATAGCTGACCTAATCCGCTCAAATATTCGGGTGACGGATAAATTTTATCGTTATGGCGGTGAAGAGTTTGTGATTGTGGCTGACTCGACTGACTTAGAAGCCGCATCCGTACTTGCCGAAACCATTCGCGCTCGCGTAGAGCATAGTAAAATCTTTAGTGAAAAGCAGATCACTATTTCATTGGGAATTGCAGCGCTGGATAATGCAGACTCTCCCGAAAGTTGGTTAAACCGTGCAGATGAAGCGCTGTATTCTGCTAAAAACCAAGGCCGCAATAAAGTCTGTATGGCTGTTGCAGCTTAA
- a CDS encoding GGDEF domain-containing protein, with product MKNRTYAENIILIGCIAGMLLILPFTIFRFLNGDYLVSLIEGSLMVTMMGIFGYVLKTRKVAGAALLLTALCLLVTVVVVNLKGPAAVYWYYPAALACYCIINVRMASIYNIIGVTLLFPALYTNMPITEMMTVFTTITMLCVFGYSFALQTRNHQTKLTHLAARDALTGAWNRRSLDESLLQKISSKKRNNHQASLLILDLDHFKHINDTYGHGVGDEILKKVADLIRSSIRITDKFYRYGGEEFVIVADSTDLEAASVLAESIRSRVEHSRIFSKEKITISLGIASINQADTAENWLNLADEALYEAKNQGRNMVCMAAAA from the coding sequence TTGAAAAACCGAACCTACGCAGAAAACATCATCCTAATAGGCTGCATTGCAGGGATGTTACTGATTCTGCCTTTTACGATATTCCGTTTTCTGAACGGAGACTATCTGGTATCCCTGATTGAAGGTTCACTGATGGTCACCATGATGGGGATTTTCGGCTATGTACTAAAGACTCGTAAAGTAGCCGGCGCAGCCCTATTACTAACAGCGCTTTGCCTGCTGGTGACGGTTGTGGTTGTGAATCTCAAAGGCCCGGCAGCCGTCTATTGGTATTATCCCGCAGCACTGGCTTGCTACTGCATTATTAATGTCAGAATGGCCAGTATCTACAATATTATTGGTGTCACGCTACTGTTCCCTGCCCTGTATACCAATATGCCAATCACTGAAATGATGACCGTATTTACCACGATTACCATGTTGTGTGTATTTGGTTATTCCTTTGCACTACAAACCAGAAATCATCAAACCAAACTCACCCACTTAGCCGCACGGGATGCCTTGACTGGCGCCTGGAACCGTCGCTCGCTGGATGAGTCATTGCTGCAAAAAATCAGTAGCAAAAAGCGCAACAACCACCAAGCCTCACTATTAATTCTGGATTTGGATCATTTCAAACACATTAATGACACTTATGGTCATGGGGTAGGTGATGAAATTCTGAAAAAAGTAGCTGACCTGATCCGCTCCAGTATTCGAATTACTGATAAGTTTTACCGTTATGGTGGTGAAGAGTTCGTGATCGTTGCTGATTCCACTGACTTAGAGGCCGCATCGGTACTCGCAGAGTCTATCCGTTCACGGGTTGAGCACAGCCGAATTTTCAGCAAAGAAAAGATTACGATTTCTCTTGGCATCGCATCAATCAATCAAGCGGATACCGCAGAAAACTGGCTAAACCTTGCCGATGAAGCCCTGTATGAAGCTAAAAACCAAGGCCGAAACATGGTTTGTATGGCTGCTGCTGCCTAA
- a CDS encoding metal-dependent hydrolase has protein sequence MDPVTQGVFGAIFAQAPARKKQLTKAAVIGALAGMTPDLDILIRSTDDPLLALEYHRHFTHSLLFIPVGGLICSLVLHPLLGKRWHLSYWQTLLWCVIGFATHGLLDGCTSYGTQLLWPLTDQRFAWDIISIIDPLVTLPLLLAIVLASRRKSRRYVYLGLLWLCTYFSLAFVQHERAIEFGLQQAEARGHDVLQLEAKPSFGNILVWKVIYRTPDSYYVDAVTAGLSGMVYWPGESVAKLDLERDFPWLDKDSQQAKDIERFRWFSGGYLAQDAVNPNRIVDIRYSMLPQQIKPLWGIELSPDAKPTDHVEYYAERDDAGGAIKQLWTMLFAVPSKTE, from the coding sequence ATGGATCCGGTTACTCAAGGTGTGTTTGGGGCGATTTTCGCTCAGGCCCCAGCTCGCAAAAAGCAGCTGACCAAGGCTGCAGTTATTGGTGCTTTGGCCGGTATGACTCCGGATCTGGATATTCTGATTCGCTCAACCGACGATCCTTTATTGGCGCTGGAATATCACCGTCACTTCACCCATTCCTTATTATTTATCCCAGTTGGGGGCTTGATTTGTAGCTTGGTGCTGCACCCCTTATTGGGTAAGCGATGGCATTTAAGTTACTGGCAAACCTTGCTTTGGTGTGTGATTGGATTTGCGACGCATGGCTTGCTAGATGGTTGTACCAGCTACGGCACCCAATTGCTGTGGCCGCTGACGGATCAGCGCTTTGCCTGGGATATTATTTCCATCATCGATCCATTGGTGACCTTGCCGCTGCTATTGGCGATCGTGCTGGCATCGCGGCGAAAATCACGTCGCTATGTGTATTTAGGCCTGCTGTGGTTATGCACTTATTTCAGCCTTGCCTTTGTGCAGCATGAGCGTGCGATTGAGTTTGGGCTGCAGCAGGCTGAAGCCCGTGGACATGACGTCTTACAGCTGGAAGCCAAGCCTAGCTTTGGCAATATTCTGGTCTGGAAAGTGATTTACCGAACGCCAGATAGCTATTATGTGGATGCAGTCACCGCAGGCCTGAGTGGCATGGTTTACTGGCCGGGCGAATCTGTGGCTAAATTAGACCTTGAGCGGGATTTCCCTTGGTTGGATAAAGACTCGCAGCAGGCCAAAGATATTGAGCGCTTCCGCTGGTTCTCTGGTGGCTATCTGGCGCAAGATGCTGTGAACCCGAATCGCATTGTTGATATTCGTTATTCCATGTTGCCACAGCAAATCAAACCACTGTGGGGTATTGAGTTATCACCTGATGCCAAGCCAACAGATCACGTTGAATATTATGCCGAGCGCGATGACGCCGGTGGCGCGATTAAGCAATTATGGACAATGTTATTCGCCGTACCTTCAAAAACAGAATAG
- a CDS encoding glycerophosphodiester phosphodiesterase codes for MMNKLLNGLLRFARQGLVNHWLRFSRQGLISRLLAGLCLLGFSNVALAKPLDIAHRGYADMQPESTLQAFEYAIAVGADGLELDVRQTRDGVLVVHHDRAVTELNSRTVESLSLNEILQNTQIPMLEEVVSLAKSVNKPLWIEIKQSHLYPGIIQRTLALLGRYQYQHQSVIQSFNHADLAAINQSGSNIELLALFSRSFSVTQVPAYVRYVGLPAVVQYQQAALVQAIHRAGKQVIFWRRDANSERRAVIESFIALGADGFMLNKPLSEILK; via the coding sequence ATGATGAATAAGCTGCTGAATGGCTTGCTTAGGTTTGCTAGACAAGGATTGGTCAATCACTGGCTTAGGTTTTCCAGACAAGGGTTGATTAGTCGCTTGCTAGCAGGGCTGTGCCTGCTAGGGTTTAGCAATGTCGCTCTGGCAAAGCCTCTGGATATTGCGCATCGCGGTTATGCTGATATGCAGCCAGAATCTACTTTGCAGGCATTTGAATACGCCATTGCTGTAGGCGCGGACGGATTAGAGCTGGATGTGCGCCAAACCCGTGATGGTGTATTGGTTGTGCATCATGATCGGGCAGTGACTGAGCTTAATTCACGCACTGTCGAGTCATTGAGCCTGAATGAAATCCTGCAAAACACGCAGATTCCCATGTTGGAAGAGGTGGTTAGTTTAGCTAAAAGTGTTAATAAGCCCTTATGGATTGAGATAAAGCAAAGCCATTTGTACCCCGGCATTATTCAGCGAACCTTGGCGTTGTTGGGCCGTTATCAATATCAGCATCAATCGGTGATTCAGAGTTTTAATCATGCGGATTTAGCGGCAATCAACCAGAGTGGGAGTAATATTGAGCTACTGGCTTTGTTTTCGCGATCATTTTCGGTGACTCAGGTGCCAGCGTATGTGCGCTATGTAGGCTTGCCTGCGGTCGTTCAATATCAACAAGCAGCATTGGTGCAAGCAATTCATCGAGCAGGCAAACAAGTGATTTTCTGGCGACGTGATGCTAACTCAGAGCGCAGGGCGGTCATTGAGTCGTTTATTGCGCTGGGAGCGGATGGTTTTATGTTGAATAAGCCATTATCAGAGATTCTGAAATAA
- a CDS encoding CPXCG motif-containing cysteine-rich protein — protein MDQLEPRDIECPYCGETIEVLIDGSELPAQYIEDCQVCCRPINFDVSQDYEGDVLVRVTSDDE, from the coding sequence ATGGATCAATTAGAGCCACGGGATATTGAATGCCCGTACTGTGGAGAGACTATTGAGGTGCTGATCGACGGCTCAGAGCTGCCCGCACAGTATATTGAGGACTGTCAGGTATGCTGTCGTCCAATTAATTTTGATGTCTCGCAGGATTACGAGGGTGATGTCCTAGTCCGCGTTACTAGTGATGATGAATAA
- the recB gene encoding exodeoxyribonuclease V subunit beta: protein MPSNDAALPIAFNAFSTALEPGINLIEASAGTGKTFSIAMLVLRFVVEHELPIEQVLVVTFTKAATQELRLRIRQRLQDLRRYLVTPQDPSNDNQDQAFKDWADSLPNPEAAANRVAQALASIDNAAIFTIHSFCQRMLRQYALESGQLFDAELNANVDQLRLALAEDYWRQQLYAASELKVSVCCAQYRSPAALLQSINKIQEGMVTEPAGLKLDDTLRQVETASEQLKDLKRVLLTPLATALAEHPANFKPAFVEKFPELNAAIEHWLDHPDSAIPVTSLSALRYDSLFSDALNGNKFRKTKLLAAEDRKRTFLSDYGITQTDALDSLLINLEQSGLAFRLGLLEYLSEHLQHSQSTLNVLSFNDLITRLSQVLQGEGGALLQSALQRKFKVALIDEFQDTDQQQWNIFSSVYNTEHHFLYLIGDPKQAIYKFRGADIYSYLEAKRAAHRSYTLDTNFRSHPALVNSVNRLFDAAENPFLLKEIPYYSVKAGKTDDGFWWNDQPAQAMVLWCLEVNPESAEGYWGSGVARQVLRVSVVNEIVALLAEGSGARLGKSLEDSRAMRAQDIAILVRGNEEAANYQSALQQAGIAAVINSKQSVFESEEALHLQQLLTALIQPGNISRVRQALALPWFGLDGQAFDALARDDHKLQQYVSDFQQFQQRWLERGLMAMMRSLLDQYQIPQQLAQQLQAERRITNLNHLLEILQQAVQDERLDSHKTLEWLSKAISERLQGEGKELRLEQDEAAVNIVTIHSSKGLEYPVVFCPELWSSKRTMSAPSGDKVVICHEGDSLIADLGSSKQTERFEQSLFEQDAEDLRLLYVAVTRAAYRCYAPWATVRTKSQDNSSAFAYLLKGYAGEDWPQKLQALANSDTGFEFTEIPAIVEPQQAITQAVSTEILSARTLLQPIKQRWQMSSYSALAYLSHQQHALELPQDKSQEPAEVPVLVAEVAAEVLPKGAHTGNVLHDLLENHSFKWLAKLTPETVKLPEYESYVKSRERSCLRYGLVLEEEGYEALDSLLASSVAAPLDADDSEFYLANLDDKACLKEMPFYFTMNDLQTQSLNQLLAGQATCQPLSARTLSGQLTGFIDLICEYQGRYYVMDYKSNSLPDYDAESLESAMREHNYGLQYFLYSVVLHHYLQQRLPDYDYDLHFGGVRYLFLRGMDAAEPMQGVFVDKPELELIEAISDVLRGMAA, encoded by the coding sequence ATGCCATCTAATGACGCCGCACTACCCATAGCCTTTAACGCATTTTCAACTGCGCTGGAGCCGGGCATTAATTTGATTGAAGCCAGTGCCGGAACGGGGAAGACCTTTTCGATTGCGATGTTGGTGCTGCGCTTTGTAGTAGAGCATGAATTGCCCATTGAGCAAGTGTTGGTGGTGACATTTACCAAGGCAGCGACTCAGGAGCTACGGCTTCGTATACGCCAGCGTTTGCAGGACTTACGCCGCTATCTGGTGACTCCGCAGGACCCTAGTAATGATAATCAGGATCAGGCATTTAAGGATTGGGCGGATAGCCTACCCAATCCAGAAGCAGCAGCGAACCGAGTGGCTCAGGCCTTGGCCTCTATCGACAATGCGGCTATCTTCACGATTCACAGTTTTTGTCAGCGCATGTTGCGCCAGTATGCTTTAGAAAGTGGACAGCTATTTGATGCAGAGCTAAATGCCAATGTCGATCAGTTGCGATTAGCGCTGGCTGAAGATTACTGGCGTCAGCAATTGTATGCGGCAAGCGAGCTGAAAGTCTCCGTGTGCTGCGCGCAATATCGAAGCCCAGCGGCATTGCTGCAAAGTATTAATAAAATTCAGGAAGGCATGGTGACCGAGCCTGCTGGCTTGAAGCTGGATGACACTTTACGGCAGGTTGAGACGGCCAGCGAGCAGCTGAAAGATCTAAAGCGGGTGTTATTAACGCCATTGGCTACCGCATTAGCTGAGCACCCTGCCAATTTTAAACCGGCTTTTGTGGAGAAATTCCCAGAGCTGAATGCTGCTATTGAGCATTGGCTAGATCACCCTGACTCTGCCATCCCCGTCACTAGTCTAAGCGCACTGCGTTATGACAGCTTGTTTAGCGATGCGCTAAACGGTAATAAATTTCGCAAAACGAAATTGCTGGCGGCTGAAGATCGCAAACGCACGTTCTTATCTGACTATGGCATTACTCAAACCGATGCGCTGGATAGCCTGCTAATTAATCTTGAGCAATCGGGGTTGGCTTTTCGCTTGGGGCTGCTGGAGTATCTGAGCGAGCACCTGCAACACAGTCAATCCACCTTAAATGTTTTATCGTTTAATGATCTGATTACGCGCTTATCGCAAGTGCTGCAAGGTGAGGGCGGTGCCTTATTGCAATCAGCGCTACAGCGGAAATTTAAAGTTGCGTTGATTGATGAGTTTCAGGATACCGACCAGCAGCAGTGGAATATCTTTTCCTCGGTTTATAACACCGAGCATCATTTCCTCTATCTGATTGGCGATCCCAAGCAGGCGATTTATAAATTTCGTGGGGCGGATATTTATTCTTATTTAGAAGCCAAGCGAGCGGCTCATCGTTCTTATACCTTGGATACTAACTTCCGCTCGCATCCGGCGTTGGTCAATTCGGTCAATCGCTTATTTGATGCAGCTGAAAATCCATTTTTACTCAAAGAGATTCCCTATTATTCAGTAAAAGCCGGTAAGACTGACGATGGCTTTTGGTGGAACGATCAGCCCGCGCAAGCCATGGTGCTGTGGTGTTTGGAAGTTAATCCTGAGTCTGCCGAAGGCTATTGGGGTAGTGGCGTGGCGCGCCAAGTGCTGCGGGTGTCAGTGGTTAATGAAATTGTTGCATTGCTAGCAGAAGGTAGTGGCGCTCGGCTTGGTAAATCGCTGGAAGATTCACGTGCCATGCGCGCGCAGGATATTGCGATTCTAGTACGCGGGAATGAGGAAGCGGCAAACTATCAGTCTGCCCTTCAGCAAGCGGGCATTGCGGCGGTCATTAATAGCAAGCAGTCGGTATTTGAAAGTGAAGAAGCGCTGCATTTACAGCAACTGTTAACCGCATTAATTCAACCAGGCAATATTAGTCGGGTGCGCCAAGCGTTGGCGTTGCCGTGGTTTGGCTTGGATGGGCAGGCGTTTGATGCCTTGGCTCGTGATGATCACAAGCTGCAACAATACGTTAGCGACTTTCAGCAGTTTCAGCAGCGCTGGCTGGAGCGTGGGCTAATGGCGATGATGCGCAGCCTGTTGGATCAATACCAGATACCGCAGCAATTGGCTCAGCAGCTACAAGCCGAACGACGCATTACTAACCTCAACCACTTATTAGAAATATTGCAGCAAGCGGTTCAGGATGAGCGCTTAGATAGCCATAAAACGCTGGAATGGCTGAGCAAAGCGATTAGCGAAAGGCTGCAAGGCGAGGGCAAAGAGCTGCGTTTGGAGCAGGATGAAGCCGCCGTCAATATTGTCACCATTCACAGCTCTAAAGGATTGGAGTATCCGGTGGTGTTTTGTCCGGAGCTATGGAGTAGCAAGCGCACCATGTCCGCGCCATCTGGCGATAAGGTGGTGATTTGTCATGAAGGTGACTCATTGATCGCCGACCTTGGCAGCAGCAAGCAAACAGAGCGTTTTGAACAATCGCTGTTTGAGCAGGACGCTGAAGATCTGCGCTTATTATATGTTGCAGTCACCCGCGCGGCGTATCGCTGCTATGCGCCATGGGCCACTGTGCGCACTAAATCTCAGGATAATAGCTCAGCTTTTGCTTATTTATTAAAAGGCTATGCGGGTGAAGACTGGCCACAAAAATTACAGGCGCTGGCTAATAGCGATACAGGGTTTGAGTTTACTGAAATTCCGGCAATTGTAGAGCCACAGCAAGCCATCACTCAGGCTGTTTCTACGGAGATTTTATCGGCTCGTACACTGTTGCAGCCCATTAAACAGCGTTGGCAAATGAGTAGCTACTCGGCTTTGGCATATCTTAGCCATCAGCAACATGCTTTGGAATTACCGCAAGATAAATCTCAGGAACCTGCTGAAGTGCCGGTGCTTGTGGCCGAAGTCGCAGCCGAGGTATTACCTAAAGGCGCGCACACTGGTAACGTGCTGCACGATTTACTAGAAAACCACAGTTTCAAATGGTTGGCTAAACTAACGCCGGAGACCGTTAAGCTTCCAGAGTATGAAAGTTATGTTAAATCAAGAGAGCGTAGCTGCTTGCGATATGGTTTAGTGCTGGAGGAAGAAGGCTATGAGGCGCTGGATAGTTTACTGGCTAGCTCAGTAGCCGCGCCACTCGACGCTGATGATAGCGAATTCTACCTAGCCAATTTAGACGATAAAGCTTGCCTGAAAGAAATGCCGTTTTACTTCACAATGAATGATTTGCAAACCCAGAGCCTGAATCAGTTATTGGCAGGGCAGGCAACCTGTCAGCCGCTATCCGCTCGTACTTTAAGTGGCCAACTGACCGGTTTTATCGATCTTATCTGCGAGTACCAAGGCCGCTATTATGTGATGGATTATAAGTCCAATAGCTTGCCGGATTATGATGCGGAAAGCTTGGAGAGCGCCATGCGTGAGCACAATTACGGCTTACAGTATTTTCTGTATTCGGTGGTGCTGCATCATTATTTGCAACAACGCTTGCCGGATTATGATTATGATCTGCATTTTGGCGGGGTACGCTATTTATTCCTTCGTGGTATGGATGCCGCCGAACCGATGCAGGGTGTATTTGTTGATAAGCCCGAGCTGGAGCTTATCGAAGCGATCAGTGATGTGCTGAGGGGGATGGCAGCATGA